Proteins found in one Micromonospora sp. WMMD1082 genomic segment:
- a CDS encoding SIS domain-containing protein, which yields MMPATTLLDAHLAHLAAALPPYRRCEPLLARWGATLAGRLTAGGRLLVAGNGGSAAEAQHLTAELVGKLRDDRQPLSAIALHAETSALTAIGNDYGYDEVFARQVRAHGRPDDVLLLLSTSGGSANLLTAAQAGREAGLRCWAFTGLAPNPLADACHEVLAVDSPDPQVVQELHLVSSHLLCEYVEQAMVEQVDQAEPAPAAGPVRAGVEVVLDGGTARSVQA from the coding sequence CTGATGCCGGCGACCACCCTGCTCGACGCGCACCTGGCGCACCTGGCCGCGGCGCTGCCGCCGTACCGCAGGTGCGAACCGCTGCTCGCCCGGTGGGGTGCCACGCTGGCGGGTCGGCTCACCGCCGGTGGCCGGCTCCTGGTGGCCGGCAACGGCGGCAGCGCCGCCGAGGCGCAGCACCTCACCGCCGAACTGGTCGGCAAGCTCCGCGACGACCGCCAGCCGCTGTCCGCCATCGCCCTGCACGCCGAGACCTCGGCGCTGACCGCGATCGGCAACGACTACGGCTACGACGAGGTCTTCGCCCGCCAGGTCCGCGCCCACGGCCGCCCCGACGACGTGCTGCTGCTGCTCTCCACCAGCGGCGGCAGCGCCAACCTGCTCACCGCGGCGCAGGCCGGCCGGGAGGCGGGGCTGCGCTGCTGGGCGTTCACCGGGCTGGCCCCGAACCCGCTCGCCGACGCCTGCCACGAGGTGCTCGCGGTGGACTCACCGGACCCACAGGTCGTGCAGGAGCTGCATCTGGTCTCCAGTCACCTGCTCTGCGAGTACGTCGAACAGGCGATGGTCGAGCAGGTCGACCAGGCGGAGCCCGCGCCGGCCGCCGGGCCGGTGCGGGCCGGCGTCGAGGTGGTGCTGGACGGCGGCACCGCGCGGTCGGTGCAGGCGTGA
- a CDS encoding glycosyltransferase: MRIAMISEHASPLAILGGEDAGGQNTHVAELSAALAAAGHDVRVYTRRDAVDLPVTVRGPDGYDVVHVPAGPAEPVAKDALLPHMGPFGAWLVDRWRGGDWAPEVIHAHFWMSGLAALEAGRQTGVPVVQTYHALGTVKRRHQGVQDTSPARRIGYELQLGRAVDRVIAQCRDEVGELVRMGVPRSRITVIPSGVNLGTFAPLGPATEREPGRARILTVGRLVERKGFQTVVRAMAHVPEAECVVVGGPPAGLLEADPYARRLRALAGSCGVADRVRLVGAVPREEMGRWYRSADILVAAPWYEPFGLTPLEAMACGVPVVATAVGGLRDTVVDGVTGDLVPARDPRALGEALRGLLDDRIRRFAYAGAARARVRQHYSWTVTAQRLSEVYAEVAAVRRPTRVVA; the protein is encoded by the coding sequence ATGCGGATAGCGATGATCTCGGAGCACGCCAGCCCGCTCGCGATCCTGGGCGGCGAGGACGCCGGCGGCCAGAACACGCACGTCGCGGAACTCTCCGCCGCGCTCGCCGCCGCCGGGCACGACGTGCGGGTCTACACCCGCCGCGACGCGGTGGACCTACCGGTGACCGTACGCGGCCCGGACGGCTACGACGTGGTGCACGTCCCCGCCGGGCCGGCCGAGCCGGTGGCCAAGGACGCGCTGCTGCCGCACATGGGGCCGTTCGGCGCCTGGCTGGTCGACCGCTGGCGGGGCGGGGACTGGGCACCCGAGGTGATCCACGCGCACTTCTGGATGAGCGGCCTGGCCGCGCTGGAGGCCGGCCGGCAGACCGGGGTGCCGGTGGTGCAGACGTACCACGCCCTCGGCACGGTGAAGCGCCGCCACCAGGGTGTGCAGGACACCAGCCCGGCCCGGCGGATCGGGTACGAACTCCAGCTGGGCCGCGCGGTCGACCGGGTGATCGCCCAGTGCCGCGACGAGGTCGGCGAGCTGGTCCGGATGGGGGTGCCGCGGTCCCGGATCACCGTCATCCCGTCCGGGGTGAACCTGGGCACGTTCGCCCCGCTGGGGCCGGCCACCGAGCGGGAACCCGGCCGGGCCCGGATCCTCACCGTGGGCCGGCTGGTGGAGCGCAAGGGCTTCCAGACCGTGGTACGCGCGATGGCGCACGTGCCCGAGGCCGAGTGCGTGGTGGTGGGCGGCCCACCGGCCGGCCTGCTGGAGGCCGACCCGTACGCCCGGCGGCTGCGTGCCCTCGCCGGCAGCTGCGGCGTCGCCGACCGGGTTCGCCTGGTCGGTGCGGTGCCCCGCGAGGAGATGGGCCGCTGGTACCGCTCGGCGGACATCCTGGTCGCCGCGCCCTGGTACGAGCCGTTCGGGCTGACCCCGCTGGAGGCGATGGCGTGCGGGGTTCCGGTGGTGGCGACCGCCGTCGGCGGCCTGCGCGACACGGTGGTCGACGGGGTGACCGGTGACCTGGTGCCGGCGCGGGATCCGCGGGCGTTGGGGGAGGCGCTGCGGGGGCTACTCGACGACCGGATCCGCCGGTTCGCGTACGCGGGTGCGGCCCGGGCCCGGGTCCGCCAGCACTACTCGTGGACGGTCACCGCCCAGCGCCTCTCCGAGGTCTACGCCGAGGTGGCCGCCGTGCGTCGGCCGACCCGGGTGGTGGCCTGA